Proteins from a genomic interval of Zingiber officinale cultivar Zhangliang chromosome 1B, Zo_v1.1, whole genome shotgun sequence:
- the LOC122042646 gene encoding uncharacterized protein LOC122042646 yields MAYPQGNGQAKVTNREILRVLRAQLDQLGGSWVDELPSVLWSLRTTLKEVTSVTSFQLVYGSEAVVPMEVGVESYQVQLYDEGNPERRHMELNLVDETGAKAVIRLTVYRQ; encoded by the coding sequence ATGGCTTACCCTCAGGGAAACGGACAGGCcaaagtcaccaatcgggagatcctcagagtCTTACGTGCTCAGCTTGACCAActgggaggcagctgggtcgacgagctccctaGTGTGTTGTGGTCTCTTCGCACGACTCTAAAGGAGGTGACTAGCGTAACCTCATTCCAGCTGGTGTACGGCAGTGAAGCAGTCGTCCCCATGGAGGTCGGAGTAGAGTCTTATCAGGTGCAGCTCTACGACGAAGGGAATCCCGAACGGAGGCATATGGAGCTCAACTTGGTGGATGAAACGGGCGCTAAAGCAGTCATTCGGCTAACGGTGTACCGGCAATGA